From Persicobacter psychrovividus, one genomic window encodes:
- the argB gene encoding acetylglutamate kinase produces MTAEKAKLNIIKVGGNVINDAETLSGFLKDFAQLKGAKLLVHGGGKIASTISQSLGITPQMIDGRRVTDAETLRVITMVYGGLINKGIVAQLQALGCNALGLTGADMNIIPAQKRKPEPIDFGFVGDFDPQQINTQQLSTLINQGITPIMSPLTHDQDGSMLNTNADTIASGLAQALSADFEVALVYCFEKSGVLRDADDDHSVIPQITPEVYQDLKDQGVIFAGMIPKLDNAFGALNSGVSKVHITHAEQLLSLGEKGTVLCQV; encoded by the coding sequence ATGACCGCTGAGAAAGCCAAACTGAACATCATTAAGGTAGGGGGTAACGTGATTAACGATGCTGAAACCCTGTCAGGATTTTTAAAAGATTTTGCCCAACTGAAGGGGGCTAAGCTGCTGGTACATGGCGGAGGGAAAATCGCTTCCACCATCAGCCAGTCGTTGGGAATTACCCCACAAATGATAGACGGCCGAAGGGTTACAGATGCAGAAACCTTGCGGGTGATTACGATGGTTTACGGAGGGCTGATCAACAAAGGTATCGTGGCACAGCTTCAGGCTTTAGGCTGTAATGCACTTGGCCTCACGGGGGCAGACATGAATATCATCCCTGCACAAAAGCGGAAACCTGAGCCGATAGATTTCGGATTTGTAGGAGATTTTGATCCACAGCAAATTAATACCCAACAGCTCTCTACGCTCATTAATCAGGGCATTACACCGATTATGTCACCGCTTACTCATGATCAGGACGGCAGTATGCTGAATACCAATGCCGACACTATTGCATCGGGTTTGGCGCAGGCACTTTCAGCAGATTTTGAGGTCGCTTTGGTGTATTGTTTTGAAAAAAGTGGGGTGCTTCGTGATGCCGATGATGACCACTCTGTGATTCCTCAGATCACACCTGAAGTGTATCAGGATCTTAAAGATCAGGGGGTTATTTTTGCAGGAATGATCCCCAAGCTCGACAATGCTTTTGGTGCATTGAATTCAGGTGTTAGTAAGGTGCATATCACCCATGCTGAACAGCTGTTGTCTTTAGGAGAAAAAGGGACGGTATTATGCCAAGTGTAA
- a CDS encoding N-acetylornithine carbamoyltransferase, with protein MSSTAKFTNITDVNNLNAWIEEARYLKRNPHIFKKVGAGKCIGLVFFNPSLRTRMSSQRAAQLLGMDTIVLNVGSDGWNLEMSDGAVMDQGAQEHIKDAIQVMSQYCDLLAVRAFADLKNREEDYSERILNDFIKYSDVPVISLESATGHPLQAFADMITIEEQRAEGRRPKVVLTWAPHPRALPQAVANSFVEWVKASDADLVITNPEGYDLAKEVTEGVKVEYDQDKAFADADFIYAKNWSSYEEYGKILSTDSAWQVTSEKMALTNNAKFMHCLPIRRNVVASDEVIDNSIVIKQAENRLFAAAVAFKKVLEQIEK; from the coding sequence ATGTCAAGTACAGCAAAGTTCACCAACATCACAGATGTCAACAATTTAAATGCCTGGATCGAAGAGGCGCGCTATTTAAAAAGAAATCCGCACATCTTTAAGAAAGTTGGTGCAGGAAAATGTATCGGTTTGGTATTTTTTAACCCAAGCCTTCGAACGAGAATGAGCAGTCAGCGTGCCGCACAGTTACTGGGGATGGATACCATCGTATTGAATGTTGGTTCCGATGGTTGGAATCTGGAGATGAGTGACGGCGCTGTGATGGATCAGGGAGCACAGGAACATATTAAAGATGCCATTCAAGTGATGTCGCAATATTGTGACCTTTTGGCAGTTCGGGCGTTTGCCGACCTTAAAAATCGGGAGGAAGATTATTCTGAACGAATTTTGAATGATTTCATTAAGTATTCTGATGTGCCGGTGATCAGCCTTGAAAGCGCTACGGGACACCCGTTGCAGGCTTTTGCGGATATGATTACGATTGAGGAACAACGTGCTGAAGGGCGCCGTCCGAAGGTGGTTTTAACCTGGGCACCACATCCTCGGGCATTGCCTCAGGCGGTGGCGAATTCTTTTGTGGAATGGGTGAAAGCTTCTGATGCTGACCTGGTGATTACCAATCCTGAGGGATATGATTTGGCCAAAGAAGTTACCGAAGGGGTAAAAGTGGAATATGATCAGGATAAAGCTTTTGCGGATGCAGACTTTATTTATGCCAAAAACTGGTCAAGCTACGAAGAATACGGTAAAATTTTGAGCACCGATAGCGCTTGGCAGGTAACTTCAGAAAAAATGGCACTGACCAATAACGCCAAATTTATGCACTGCCTTCCAATTCGAAGAAATGTAGTGGCTTCCGATGAAGTAATTGACAATAGTATTGTGATCAAACAGGCCGAAAACAGATTGTTTGCCGCTGCGGTAGCTTTCAAAAAAGTGCTTGAACAAATAGAAAAGTAA
- the rfbF gene encoding glucose-1-phosphate cytidylyltransferase, whose protein sequence is MKAVILAGGYGTRISEESGVRPKPMVEIGGQPILWHILKMYSQHGINDFIICCGYKGYVIKEFFSNYMLHKSDVTFNLAHNTMAIHNSDSEPWKVTLIDTGDNVMTGGRIRRVKEYIGNEPFCLTYGDGVSDVDITKLVEFHRHQNATVTLTAVKQPGRFGAFQLGDEQNKINDFTEKPTNEGAGGAWINGGFFVVEPEAIDQIAGDSTVWEKEPLEHFAANEKLAAFRHRGFWHPMDTLRDKNVLEELWQNNKAPWKSW, encoded by the coding sequence ATGAAAGCAGTAATATTAGCTGGCGGTTATGGTACTCGTATTAGTGAAGAGAGTGGCGTACGCCCAAAACCGATGGTAGAAATTGGTGGCCAGCCCATTTTATGGCATATTTTGAAAATGTACAGCCAGCATGGCATTAATGATTTTATTATTTGCTGTGGGTATAAAGGCTATGTCATTAAAGAGTTTTTCTCTAATTATATGTTACATAAATCCGATGTTACCTTTAACTTGGCCCACAATACCATGGCGATTCACAACAGTGACTCGGAACCGTGGAAAGTTACTTTGATTGATACCGGTGATAACGTGATGACAGGAGGGCGTATTCGCAGGGTAAAAGAATATATCGGTAATGAGCCTTTTTGCCTTACCTATGGCGATGGGGTAAGTGATGTGGATATCACCAAATTGGTTGAATTTCACCGTCACCAAAATGCCACCGTTACTTTAACAGCGGTGAAACAGCCAGGTAGATTTGGTGCATTTCAGCTGGGGGATGAGCAAAATAAAATTAATGATTTTACTGAGAAGCCAACGAATGAAGGGGCCGGTGGGGCTTGGATCAATGGTGGTTTTTTTGTTGTTGAACCTGAAGCGATTGACCAGATTGCAGGCGATTCGACCGTCTGGGAAAAAGAGCCCTTGGAGCATTTTGCAGCGAATGAAAAACTGGCAGCATTTCGCCATCGCGGATTCTGGCATCCCATGGATACCTTAAGAGATAAAAATGTACTCGAAGAATTGTGGCAAAATAATAAAGCACCATGGAAATCCTGGTAA
- a CDS encoding M20 family metallo-hydrolase, whose amino-acid sequence MPSVTNLTAEAIDLLKRLIATPSLSKAEDKTADLIAQYLADKGFHVQRQQHNVWVKATNAVEGAPVLLLNSHHDTVKPNKGWVRDPFAPTVEGDQLFGLGSNDAGASAVSLIATFCYLAKQESMPVQLVLAITAEEENSGVNGIRSILPVLGKIDCAIVGEPTAMELAIAEKGLLVLDVTAKGKAGHAAREEGVNALYLAMDDIQWFRNYQFEHASDFLGPVKMSVTQIQAGYQHNVVPDECKFVVDVRTNECYSNAQVLETIRTHVNADVQPRSTHLNSSKIALNHPLIQRGIQLERPYYGSPTMSDQAMLSCPSLKMGPGMSARSHTPDEFIMLSEIEAAIPLYIKLLSGLEIPHWHQD is encoded by the coding sequence ATGCCAAGTGTAACAAACCTGACCGCCGAGGCGATTGATTTGCTGAAGCGTTTGATCGCCACTCCGTCGCTGTCGAAAGCAGAAGATAAAACGGCGGATCTGATTGCACAATATTTAGCTGACAAGGGCTTTCATGTTCAACGACAACAGCATAATGTTTGGGTGAAGGCCACCAATGCAGTCGAAGGGGCACCTGTATTGTTGCTCAATTCGCATCACGATACGGTCAAGCCGAACAAAGGCTGGGTTAGAGATCCCTTTGCGCCAACTGTAGAAGGCGATCAACTTTTTGGACTGGGAAGCAATGATGCAGGAGCATCTGCGGTGAGCCTGATTGCTACTTTCTGTTACCTTGCCAAGCAGGAATCCATGCCTGTACAGCTGGTATTAGCCATCACTGCCGAGGAAGAAAACAGTGGGGTTAATGGTATCCGCTCTATTCTCCCTGTTTTAGGGAAAATTGATTGTGCTATTGTGGGGGAGCCCACAGCGATGGAATTGGCCATTGCTGAAAAAGGCTTGCTGGTTCTTGATGTTACCGCCAAGGGCAAAGCGGGACACGCAGCGCGGGAGGAAGGCGTTAATGCGCTATATCTTGCAATGGATGACATTCAGTGGTTCCGAAACTATCAATTCGAACACGCTTCTGATTTTCTCGGACCCGTAAAAATGTCCGTGACACAAATTCAAGCGGGTTATCAGCACAATGTGGTGCCCGATGAGTGTAAATTTGTTGTTGATGTCAGAACCAATGAATGTTACTCGAATGCGCAGGTGCTTGAAACCATCCGAACGCATGTAAATGCCGATGTTCAGCCTCGATCCACGCACTTGAACAGTTCTAAAATTGCGTTGAATCATCCGCTAATACAGCGGGGAATTCAGCTGGAAAGGCCTTATTATGGCAGTCCTACGATGTCGGATCAGGCCATGCTTTCATGCCCTTCTCTGAAAATGGGCCCAGGAATGTCGGCGCGTTCACACACCCCTGACGAGTTTATTATGCTCTCAGAAATTGAAGCCGCCATTCCATTATATATCAAACTATTATCTGGTCTTGAAATTCCACATTGGCATCAGGACTAA
- a CDS encoding aspartate aminotransferase family protein: MNLFDVYPLLPITLTHGEMCRVFDNQGNAYYDLYGGHAVISIGHSHPHYLQRLQEQMRKIGYYSNSVGIPIQQQVADKLGKLSNYDEHQLFFCNSGAEAVENALKLASFHTGKSEVIAFKKGFHGRTSGAVAVTDNPKIQAPFNQCHQVSFHEVEQVDTVRERLEAGNVAAIIIEGIRGVGGIYVPSSWFMQSLRNLADKYEALLIIDEIQSGFGRSGKFFAHQHQNIKADIITMAKGMGNGFPVGGILIDQKIKASFGLLGTTYGGNHLACAATLAVLEVIEEEELMAHVATAGAEWKSALAQCPGVVSVEGEGFMLGINFDFPIKDIRRQLALDRYILTGVSANPNQIRLLPTLNLGKASMDHFVDQLTQAVKSLELV; the protein is encoded by the coding sequence ATGAATTTATTTGATGTATATCCGCTGTTGCCTATTACATTGACACACGGTGAAATGTGCCGTGTTTTTGATAATCAGGGTAATGCTTATTATGACTTATACGGAGGGCATGCTGTGATTTCCATTGGGCACAGTCATCCGCATTACCTGCAAAGATTGCAGGAGCAAATGCGAAAAATAGGCTATTATTCCAATAGCGTTGGCATCCCAATTCAGCAGCAGGTGGCCGATAAATTAGGCAAGCTGTCCAATTACGATGAGCACCAGTTGTTTTTCTGTAACTCAGGTGCAGAAGCGGTGGAGAATGCTTTGAAGTTGGCTTCTTTCCATACGGGGAAATCTGAGGTGATCGCCTTCAAAAAAGGGTTTCATGGCCGAACGTCAGGCGCAGTAGCAGTTACCGACAACCCAAAAATTCAGGCACCATTTAACCAGTGCCACCAGGTGAGTTTCCATGAAGTGGAACAGGTGGATACGGTACGTGAACGTCTGGAGGCGGGCAATGTAGCAGCGATCATCATTGAAGGAATTCGTGGTGTGGGCGGAATTTATGTGCCTTCATCCTGGTTCATGCAATCGTTGCGGAACCTTGCTGATAAGTATGAGGCACTGTTGATCATCGATGAAATTCAGTCAGGTTTCGGACGTTCAGGGAAGTTCTTTGCGCATCAGCATCAAAATATCAAGGCGGATATTATCACGATGGCCAAAGGCATGGGGAATGGCTTTCCTGTGGGAGGTATTCTGATCGACCAGAAAATTAAAGCTTCTTTTGGACTCTTGGGCACCACCTATGGAGGAAATCACTTGGCTTGTGCGGCGACTCTGGCGGTTTTGGAGGTCATTGAAGAGGAAGAGTTAATGGCACATGTGGCTACAGCAGGTGCCGAATGGAAATCAGCTTTGGCGCAATGTCCTGGAGTGGTGAGTGTGGAAGGGGAAGGCTTTATGCTGGGGATTAACTTCGATTTTCCGATTAAAGATATTCGTCGCCAATTGGCGCTTGATCGATATATTCTTACGGGGGTTTCTGCAAATCCCAACCAAATACGCTTATTACCTACTTTAAATTTGGGCAAGGCTTCCATGGATCATTTTGTAGATCAATTGACTCAGGCCGTTAAATCGCTCGAATTAGTTTAA
- a CDS encoding DUF4136 domain-containing protein, with translation MLLLLGGILLLSACFPDRGPQYIDDLDLTITYYDDEFYVDGQANDQYKYFYITDTVEYIGRKSDSDAEEDFLKNFSPKLISEIRTSFTELGYELKDSDFVMNNPQESFAVNVTFLALSNQVIGGSPGWWWGAGYPGYWGWYGPGWGGGYWGGYYPWAPGYAYSYAYQTGTLMTEMVDAQSLKDYREWFKDKTEEEIENADPADIPPLQFRWQSLVDGIASNSDKANLNRLTTGIQQSFTQSPYLQRK, from the coding sequence ATGCTCTTATTGCTAGGTGGAATCTTGTTGCTTTCAGCTTGTTTTCCCGACAGAGGCCCTCAGTATATTGACGATCTTGACTTGACTATTACTTATTACGACGATGAATTTTACGTCGATGGTCAGGCGAACGATCAGTATAAATATTTCTACATTACTGATACCGTCGAGTATATCGGAAGAAAATCCGACAGTGATGCCGAAGAAGATTTCCTCAAGAATTTCTCTCCAAAATTAATCAGTGAAATTAGAACATCTTTCACTGAGCTGGGCTATGAGCTTAAAGATTCGGATTTCGTTATGAATAATCCTCAAGAGTCTTTTGCGGTTAACGTCACATTTTTAGCCCTGAGCAATCAAGTGATCGGAGGATCCCCTGGTTGGTGGTGGGGCGCAGGTTACCCTGGCTACTGGGGTTGGTATGGCCCAGGATGGGGCGGGGGCTATTGGGGAGGCTATTACCCCTGGGCTCCTGGTTACGCTTATAGTTATGCTTATCAAACGGGCACCCTGATGACCGAGATGGTCGATGCGCAAAGTTTGAAAGATTACCGTGAATGGTTTAAGGATAAAACCGAGGAGGAGATTGAAAATGCGGACCCTGCGGATATTCCGCCACTGCAATTCAGGTGGCAATCTTTGGTAGATGGCATTGCCTCCAATAGTGATAAAGCCAACCTCAACAGATTGACCACTGGCATTCAGCAATCATTTACCCAATCACCTTATCTCCAACGGAAGTAA
- a CDS encoding argininosuccinate synthase, with protein MSTNKEKVVLAFSGGLDTSYCVKYLSNEKGMDVHTAIVNTGGFTEKELEEVEMKAMSLGAASHKTIRQVETFYQQCVKYLIFGNVLKNNTYPLSVSAERVFQAVGIAEYAQEVGATHIAHGSTGAGNDQVRFDMIFHILCPHIQVITPIRDMKLSRQEEIDYLAKHGVEKEWAQAKYSINQGLWGTSVGGEETLTSNLALPEEAYPTQVTETAVKQITLHFKEGELVQVNDQKNAPVKNIEYLNAIAAPYGIGRDIHVGDTIIGIKGRVGFEAAAPLITIKAHHALEKHTQTKWQQYWKEQLGNWYGMLVHEGQFLDPVMRNIEGFLTETQEKVSGKVFVTLAPYRFQVDGIESENDLMSGDFGKYGEENLSWSGEDVKGFTKMLANQTKIYHAIHNKNNND; from the coding sequence ATGTCAACCAATAAAGAAAAAGTAGTTTTAGCGTTCAGTGGTGGTTTGGATACCTCCTATTGTGTAAAATATTTGTCCAATGAAAAAGGGATGGATGTACATACTGCCATTGTCAATACTGGTGGTTTCACAGAAAAGGAGCTTGAAGAAGTGGAAATGAAGGCCATGAGCCTTGGTGCTGCTTCGCATAAGACGATCCGCCAGGTGGAAACCTTTTATCAGCAGTGTGTAAAATACCTTATTTTTGGCAATGTTTTGAAAAACAATACTTACCCACTTTCAGTAAGTGCGGAGCGTGTTTTTCAGGCAGTTGGAATTGCGGAATACGCTCAGGAGGTTGGTGCAACACACATTGCCCACGGAAGTACAGGAGCGGGAAATGACCAGGTTCGTTTTGATATGATTTTCCACATTTTGTGCCCACATATTCAAGTGATTACTCCTATTAGAGACATGAAGTTAAGCCGTCAGGAGGAGATTGATTATTTGGCCAAACATGGTGTGGAAAAAGAGTGGGCACAGGCGAAATATTCGATTAACCAGGGACTGTGGGGAACAAGTGTTGGCGGGGAAGAAACCCTGACCTCGAACCTTGCTTTACCCGAGGAGGCCTATCCTACTCAAGTAACTGAAACTGCGGTAAAACAGATTACACTGCACTTTAAAGAAGGAGAGCTCGTTCAGGTCAATGATCAAAAAAATGCTCCGGTAAAAAATATTGAGTACCTGAATGCGATCGCCGCCCCTTATGGAATCGGAAGAGACATTCATGTTGGTGATACCATTATCGGTATTAAAGGGCGTGTCGGTTTTGAAGCTGCGGCACCGTTAATCACCATCAAGGCGCATCACGCACTCGAGAAACATACACAAACAAAATGGCAACAGTACTGGAAAGAGCAGTTGGGGAATTGGTATGGAATGTTGGTGCATGAAGGGCAATTCCTTGATCCTGTGATGCGTAACATTGAAGGATTTTTGACAGAAACGCAGGAGAAGGTCAGCGGGAAAGTTTTTGTAACCCTGGCACCTTATCGTTTTCAGGTAGATGGTATTGAGTCTGAAAATGACCTGATGAGTGGCGATTTTGGGAAATACGGGGAAGAAAATTTAAGCTGGTCAGGTGAAGATGTTAAAGGATTTACCAAGATGCTGGCGAATCAAACGAAAATCTATCATGCAATCCATAACAAAAACAACAATGATTAA
- a CDS encoding outer membrane beta-barrel protein: MKTLLYSILFSLLPLAMAHAQVDDAYVGIQNSHNASNAGRATFWSADYVITVPTGDQAGFISLPSYRGFSVAGGGFITDQLLVGGSIGWTGSYAEYGRRTYELEGIAGAITGRRYDYLYALPVLATVHYFFLPDASVEPFVGLGLGAQYTNLETQIGSLSVSDNAWDFSLNPEAGIYIPMGFGATWGFTAKVRYNQVFYKERDFSNLQNWGFHIGVGFLY, from the coding sequence ATGAAAACCTTATTGTATTCTATTTTATTTTCTTTGTTGCCCTTAGCCATGGCGCATGCTCAGGTAGATGATGCCTATGTGGGTATTCAAAATTCGCACAATGCCTCAAATGCAGGCAGAGCGACATTTTGGTCTGCTGATTATGTAATAACTGTTCCTACTGGTGATCAGGCGGGCTTTATTTCATTGCCCTCTTACCGCGGTTTTTCGGTAGCAGGCGGAGGATTTATCACTGATCAATTGCTCGTGGGCGGAAGCATTGGCTGGACGGGAAGTTATGCAGAATATGGGCGCCGTACTTATGAGCTCGAGGGTATTGCAGGTGCTATTACTGGCCGACGCTATGATTACCTATATGCTTTGCCAGTCTTGGCAACTGTGCATTATTTCTTTTTACCAGATGCCTCCGTAGAGCCATTTGTAGGTTTGGGTTTAGGTGCGCAATACACCAATTTAGAAACCCAGATTGGTTCGCTTTCTGTCTCTGATAACGCCTGGGACTTCAGCCTAAACCCCGAAGCAGGGATCTATATCCCGATGGGATTTGGAGCCACTTGGGGGTTCACGGCAAAGGTCAGGTACAATCAGGTATTTTACAAGGAGCGGGATTTCTCCAATTTACAAAATTGGGGATTCCACATTGGTGTTGGCTTTCTGTATTAA
- the argH gene encoding argininosuccinate lyase, whose product MKLWDKGGVAVENIIDAYTVGQDRDLDIHLAPYDVLGSIAHVKMLSEVGLIPAEEAAQIVVELQKIHQSVLDGQFEIEDSVEDVHSQVEFLLTEALGDLGKKVHAARSRNDQVLVDMKMYLRAEVEEIVNLSTELITKLLQLSDQHKDVIIPGYTHLQVAMPSSFGLWFSAFAESLIDDLRMLQGAYDVINQNPLGSAAGYGSSFPIDRELTSRLLGFAHLHYNVVAAQMSRGKSEQSLAFGMASIGQTLGRWAMDICLYNSQNFGFLSFPDHLTTGSSIMPHKKNPDVFEIMRGKMNQLQNLPQQLMMLTTNLPSGYHREFQLLKEVLLPAIFQLKDSLSIAKYMMENVQVNKAAIEDKKYEYMYSVESVNAEVMNGLTFRDAYIKVGQTIEKGEYVPQTEINHSHQGSIGNLCNREIEVKLFKVRKSFNFDTWHQAFSHLLQ is encoded by the coding sequence ATGAAACTTTGGGATAAAGGCGGGGTCGCCGTAGAAAATATTATTGATGCCTATACTGTGGGGCAGGACCGTGATTTGGATATTCATTTGGCACCATACGATGTGCTTGGCTCTATTGCCCATGTTAAAATGCTTTCCGAAGTGGGCTTGATTCCTGCGGAAGAAGCGGCACAGATTGTCGTTGAACTGCAAAAAATTCATCAGTCGGTTTTGGATGGACAGTTTGAAATTGAGGATAGTGTGGAAGATGTACACTCTCAGGTAGAATTTTTGCTGACAGAAGCGCTCGGCGATCTTGGGAAAAAGGTACATGCTGCCCGTTCAAGAAACGATCAGGTTTTGGTGGACATGAAAATGTACCTCCGTGCTGAAGTGGAAGAGATTGTGAATCTTTCTACGGAGCTGATTACCAAATTATTACAATTGTCGGATCAGCATAAGGATGTTATTATTCCTGGATATACCCACCTTCAGGTAGCGATGCCTTCTTCCTTTGGTTTGTGGTTTTCCGCTTTCGCAGAAAGTTTGATAGATGATCTAAGAATGCTTCAAGGTGCCTATGATGTCATTAATCAAAACCCACTTGGGTCTGCGGCAGGTTATGGTTCTTCCTTTCCGATCGACAGAGAACTAACGAGCCGACTTCTGGGCTTTGCCCACCTGCATTATAATGTGGTAGCGGCGCAAATGTCAAGAGGTAAATCGGAGCAGTCTTTAGCTTTCGGGATGGCATCTATTGGTCAAACTTTAGGCCGTTGGGCGATGGATATTTGCCTCTATAACAGTCAGAATTTCGGCTTCCTGTCTTTCCCTGATCACTTGACGACAGGCTCCTCGATTATGCCACATAAGAAGAACCCTGATGTGTTCGAAATTATGCGTGGGAAAATGAATCAGTTGCAGAATTTGCCGCAACAGTTGATGATGCTGACCACCAATTTGCCAAGTGGCTATCATAGAGAATTTCAGTTACTGAAAGAAGTGCTTCTACCTGCCATTTTCCAATTGAAAGACAGCTTGTCTATAGCAAAATATATGATGGAAAATGTACAGGTAAATAAGGCGGCAATTGAAGATAAAAAGTACGAATACATGTATTCTGTCGAGTCGGTTAATGCCGAAGTGATGAATGGTTTAACGTTCCGTGATGCCTACATCAAAGTAGGGCAAACGATTGAAAAAGGGGAGTATGTTCCCCAGACGGAGATCAATCATTCGCATCAGGGAAGTATCGGGAACCTGTGTAATCGGGAGATCGAAGTGAAGCTTTTTAAAGTGCGTAAATCCTTTAATTTCGATACCTGGCATCAGGCATTTAGCCATTTGCTGCAATAG
- a CDS encoding GNAT family N-acetyltransferase yields MKIIQASEAYSHYTDAICAALANSAKERGTGIATRSAEYIEGKLRSGKAVLALTSEGEFAGFSYIEVWGHEKFVANSGLIVLPQFRKYGLGKKIKAAIFRLSQELYPEAKIFGITTSMPVMKINSDLGYRPVTFSELTDDPTFWAGCKSCKNYDILQRNQQKMCLCTGMLYDPSTVSKSNVKKAIEKILKVTQRKKAV; encoded by the coding sequence ATTAAGATTATTCAAGCGTCTGAAGCTTATAGTCATTATACCGATGCCATTTGCGCAGCATTGGCCAATTCCGCCAAAGAGCGCGGTACTGGTATTGCCACCCGTTCAGCAGAATATATTGAGGGGAAATTACGAAGTGGTAAAGCGGTATTGGCTTTAACTTCTGAAGGGGAGTTTGCTGGCTTCAGCTATATTGAGGTTTGGGGGCACGAGAAGTTTGTCGCAAACTCTGGATTGATCGTATTGCCACAATTCAGAAAATATGGACTTGGTAAAAAGATTAAAGCAGCCATCTTTAGGTTGTCACAGGAGTTATATCCGGAAGCAAAAATTTTCGGCATTACAACCAGTATGCCTGTGATGAAGATTAATTCTGACTTGGGCTACCGTCCTGTGACTTTTTCAGAACTAACTGATGACCCGACGTTCTGGGCTGGCTGTAAAAGCTGCAAGAATTATGATATTCTTCAGCGCAATCAGCAGAAAATGTGCTTATGCACAGGTATGCTCTATGATCCTTCGACGGTCAGTAAGAGCAATGTAAAGAAGGCTATTGAGAAAATACTCAAGGTTACTCAAAGAAAAAAAGCGGTTTAA
- the argC gene encoding N-acetyl-gamma-glutamyl-phosphate reductase, translated as MIKVGIIGGAGYTAGELLRLLVNHPKVQISFVQSTSQAGKAVTSIHHDLVGSTNMEFVAEMPKGADVIFLCMGHGKSREFMEKTLVDSTTKVIDLSHDFRLKDKSIASDHRVFIYGLPELNKNAIKGANHIANPGCFATAIQLALLPAADIIQDDVHIHAITGATGAGQNPTATTHFSWRNNNVSHYKAFEHQHLGEIGESMVQAGKGFDHTINFLPIRGDFARGIFATAYFKSDLTAEEVKSKYQKFYKDAAFTHVVDHKVSLKEVVNTNKCVLNIEKIDGKILITSCIDNLLKGASGQAVQNMNLMFGLPEHTGIQLKSIAF; from the coding sequence ATGATTAAGGTCGGTATCATCGGTGGGGCGGGTTATACCGCAGGAGAACTTTTAAGATTGCTGGTCAATCACCCGAAAGTTCAGATTAGCTTTGTGCAATCTACAAGTCAGGCGGGAAAAGCGGTAACGAGCATCCATCATGATTTGGTAGGCAGCACAAATATGGAATTTGTGGCCGAGATGCCTAAAGGTGCGGATGTCATTTTCCTTTGTATGGGACATGGAAAGTCGCGGGAATTCATGGAAAAGACGCTGGTAGATTCTACCACTAAAGTCATTGACCTGAGCCACGACTTTAGACTGAAAGATAAAAGTATTGCCTCGGATCATCGTGTATTTATTTACGGTTTGCCCGAGCTGAATAAAAACGCAATCAAGGGTGCGAATCATATTGCAAACCCAGGTTGTTTTGCTACCGCTATTCAGTTGGCTTTATTGCCTGCGGCAGATATTATTCAGGATGATGTGCATATACATGCCATCACAGGAGCCACTGGTGCCGGTCAGAATCCTACTGCCACAACGCATTTTTCGTGGAGAAACAACAACGTTTCTCATTACAAAGCTTTTGAGCATCAGCATTTGGGAGAGATTGGTGAGAGTATGGTGCAGGCAGGTAAAGGCTTTGACCATACCATTAATTTTCTGCCCATCCGCGGGGATTTTGCAAGGGGGATTTTTGCCACGGCCTATTTTAAGTCAGACCTGACTGCCGAAGAGGTGAAAAGCAAATATCAGAAATTTTATAAAGATGCTGCTTTTACGCATGTAGTCGACCATAAAGTGTCTTTGAAAGAAGTGGTCAACACCAATAAATGTGTACTGAATATCGAGAAAATTGACGGTAAGATTTTGATTACCTCATGCATCGATAACCTTTTAAAGGGAGCTTCAGGGCAGGCAGTTCAAAATATGAACCTCATGTTTGGACTTCCTGAACATACTGGAATTCAGCTTAAATCTATCGCTTTTTAG